A genomic window from Slackia heliotrinireducens DSM 20476 includes:
- a CDS encoding PLP-dependent aminotransferase family protein, producing MMVSIDKSDAAPLYQQIYRQIAVAIEQGVITAGQKLPSLRGLAQELGVGRITVEKAYLQLAVEGYVTASERSGYVVNRLDTDYLQLPQPDNFTAVAEVVASCSGRGFAGEVTAGRAARYDFSYFDLQPGSFPKRDWARALTDALYSVSDMRMTGYPIDAQPTQLQVQIAAHLARTRGVRCAPEQVVVFPGTANALEGVLQLLPNAPRVFGMEEPGYDLALSVAQRQGLDVVPLATDGGAQAYLQAVEEHAPDVVFATPSHQFPTGFLMDLSTRIDLLRLSEALDFYVIEDDSCNEYRYGTGPVPSLQSLDAGNRVVYMGNFSKTFTPALRIAFAVLPPELLARLYRDGGLLIPSVNTHIQDALAMFMADGHLDRHVRRMVASNRERHDILLECLRRDLGDFARISGVNSGMHFYVELDTRMPQRELIERAARRDVRVYGTERFWFSRSAPSNALLIGFSSIRAEDIPTGVGELKRAWL from the coding sequence ATGATGGTGTCGATCGATAAGAGCGATGCGGCACCTCTGTACCAACAGATCTACCGCCAGATTGCGGTGGCCATCGAACAAGGCGTCATTACGGCGGGGCAAAAACTTCCATCGCTGAGGGGGCTTGCGCAGGAGCTGGGTGTCGGGCGTATAACCGTCGAGAAGGCGTATCTGCAGCTTGCGGTAGAGGGGTACGTAACCGCGTCGGAGCGCTCGGGATACGTGGTCAACAGGCTGGATACCGATTACCTGCAGCTGCCCCAGCCGGATAATTTTACGGCGGTGGCGGAAGTTGTCGCCTCTTGCTCGGGCCGGGGTTTCGCGGGGGAAGTTACCGCTGGGCGCGCCGCCCGATACGATTTCTCCTATTTCGACCTGCAGCCTGGTTCGTTTCCCAAACGCGATTGGGCCCGGGCGCTGACCGATGCGCTTTACTCGGTAAGCGACATGCGGATGACCGGCTATCCGATAGACGCACAACCCACGCAGCTGCAGGTGCAGATTGCCGCGCATCTTGCCAGGACCCGTGGCGTGCGATGCGCTCCCGAACAGGTTGTTGTGTTTCCTGGGACGGCGAATGCCCTGGAAGGCGTTTTGCAGCTTCTGCCCAATGCCCCGCGCGTGTTCGGTATGGAAGAACCCGGCTACGACCTGGCTCTTTCGGTGGCGCAACGGCAGGGGCTCGATGTTGTGCCGCTGGCGACCGACGGGGGAGCGCAGGCGTATTTGCAGGCGGTCGAAGAGCATGCGCCCGACGTTGTGTTCGCGACGCCTTCGCACCAGTTCCCCACGGGATTCCTTATGGACCTTTCTACCAGGATCGATCTGCTGCGGTTGTCGGAGGCGCTTGATTTCTACGTAATCGAGGACGATAGCTGCAACGAATACCGGTATGGCACGGGGCCTGTGCCGAGCTTGCAATCGCTTGATGCAGGCAACCGCGTGGTGTATATGGGGAACTTTTCGAAGACGTTCACGCCGGCGCTGCGCATCGCTTTCGCCGTGCTGCCGCCTGAGCTGCTTGCGCGGCTGTATCGCGACGGAGGGCTGCTCATTCCCTCGGTCAACACCCACATCCAGGATGCCTTGGCGATGTTCATGGCCGACGGTCATCTCGACCGTCATGTGCGGCGCATGGTGGCGAGCAATCGGGAAAGGCACGATATTCTGCTCGAGTGCTTGCGGCGGGATCTTGGGGATTTCGCGCGCATTTCAGGGGTTAATTCTGGCATGCATTTCTACGTCGAGCTCGACACGCGGATGCCGCAGCGCGAACTGATAGAGCGCGCTGCCAGGCGCGATGTGCGCGTCTACGGGACCGAGCGCTTCTGGTTCTCGCGGTCGGCGCCGTCGAATGCGCTGCTCATAGGGTTTTCCTCCATTCGGGCCGAAGACATTCCGACAGGAGTTGGCGAACTGAAGCGCGCGTGGCTATGA
- a CDS encoding PTS transporter subunit IIC, which translates to MAEAAEAQPQQGKVAQFMQRKNIEISFQRYAIDALSAMAQGLFASLLIGTIFNTIGNLSGVQAFNDVGGFASAMAGPAMACAIGYALKCPPLVLFSLITVGSAANSAGGAGGPLAVLVVAIIAAELGKAVSKETKVDILVTPAVTIGLGCALAMLAGPWIGAIATAIGNFIMWATELQPFLMGIVVSVVVGMALTLPISSAAICAALGLTGLAGGAALAGCCAQMVGFAVISFRDNGWGGIISQGIGTSMLQMGNIMRKPAIWIAPTVAAAVGGPVATCLFHMTQNGPAIASGMGTCGLVGPIGLYAGWVADGVSIGAFEWLGMALVCVVIPAVVSWGVALLLRRAGVIADGDMKLD; encoded by the coding sequence ATGGCAGAAGCCGCAGAAGCACAACCTCAACAGGGCAAAGTCGCGCAGTTCATGCAGCGCAAAAACATCGAGATCTCGTTCCAGCGTTACGCCATCGACGCATTGTCGGCCATGGCGCAGGGCCTGTTTGCCTCGCTGCTCATCGGAACCATCTTCAACACCATAGGGAACCTGTCCGGCGTCCAGGCGTTCAACGACGTGGGAGGCTTCGCCAGCGCGATGGCCGGCCCCGCCATGGCCTGCGCCATCGGATACGCCCTCAAGTGCCCGCCGCTGGTGCTGTTCTCGCTCATCACCGTGGGCTCGGCGGCCAATTCGGCAGGCGGCGCGGGCGGTCCGCTGGCGGTTCTAGTGGTTGCCATTATCGCAGCTGAGCTGGGCAAAGCCGTTTCGAAGGAGACCAAGGTGGACATCCTGGTGACGCCCGCCGTCACCATCGGCCTGGGCTGCGCGCTGGCCATGCTGGCCGGCCCTTGGATCGGAGCCATCGCGACGGCCATCGGCAACTTCATCATGTGGGCTACCGAGCTGCAGCCCTTCCTCATGGGCATCGTGGTGTCTGTGGTTGTGGGCATGGCGCTTACGCTGCCCATTTCGTCGGCGGCTATTTGCGCGGCACTGGGCCTGACCGGCCTGGCTGGCGGCGCGGCGCTTGCCGGTTGCTGCGCGCAGATGGTGGGCTTTGCGGTCATCAGCTTCCGCGACAACGGTTGGGGTGGCATCATTTCCCAGGGCATCGGCACGTCGATGCTGCAAATGGGCAATATCATGCGCAAGCCGGCCATCTGGATTGCACCTACAGTGGCGGCCGCGGTGGGCGGCCCTGTTGCCACGTGCCTGTTCCATATGACGCAGAACGGCCCGGCCATCGCGTCGGGCATGGGAACCTGCGGTTTGGTGGGCCCCATCGGCCTGTACGCCGGCTGGGTTGCCGACGGCGTTTCGATCGGCGCGTTCGAGTGGCTGGGCATGGCGCTTGTGTGCGTCGTCATTCCCGCGGTTGTGAGCTGGGGCGTTGCTCTGCTGCTCCGCCGTGCCGGCGTCATCGCCGACGGCGACATGAAGCTCGACTAG
- a CDS encoding cell wall-binding protein, producing the protein MRKAQFITIAIAVALACALTVSCSGGETPSQATGEGASAVSSGAQPSADLDMASSRTQSDYRDISTYTIRIQDVPYTGEAQKPQVEVYVEGLAELVEGKDFMVGEYTDNVEPGMATVVIVAMSPYYGEVAGHFNITTSPDRPYPGAADGWVQDGDSYQFMNAAGQPLVNQWCDVDGKVYFLGPDGRMATGWLDWMGGRYYLDESGVAVTGWEEIDDAWYYFDDAGAMATDRWVGDSYLTESGEMATDTWVGDSYVDEDGVWDRTKTKDDED; encoded by the coding sequence ATGCGAAAAGCGCAGTTCATCACCATCGCGATTGCGGTCGCTTTGGCCTGCGCGTTGACCGTGTCCTGCTCGGGCGGCGAAACCCCGTCCCAGGCGACGGGCGAAGGCGCTTCGGCGGTCTCGTCAGGCGCGCAACCCTCGGCCGACCTGGATATGGCGTCCTCGCGGACCCAGAGCGACTACCGCGACATATCCACCTATACCATTCGCATCCAGGATGTTCCCTATACGGGTGAAGCGCAAAAACCCCAGGTAGAAGTGTATGTCGAAGGCCTGGCGGAGCTCGTCGAGGGTAAGGATTTCATGGTGGGTGAATACACCGACAACGTGGAGCCGGGCATGGCGACGGTGGTCATCGTGGCCATGTCGCCGTACTACGGTGAGGTCGCGGGCCACTTTAACATCACCACGTCGCCAGACAGGCCCTATCCGGGTGCCGCCGATGGCTGGGTGCAGGACGGCGACAGCTACCAATTCATGAACGCCGCAGGTCAGCCCCTGGTTAACCAGTGGTGCGACGTGGACGGCAAAGTGTATTTCCTTGGGCCGGACGGGCGCATGGCCACGGGTTGGCTGGACTGGATGGGCGGCCGCTACTATCTGGACGAGAGCGGCGTTGCGGTCACCGGTTGGGAGGAAATCGACGACGCGTGGTACTACTTCGACGATGCGGGCGCGATGGCGACCGACCGGTGGGTGGGCGACAGCTACCTGACCGAGTCGGGAGAGATGGCCACCGACACGTGGGTCGGCGATTCCTACGTCGACGAGGACGGCGTGTGGGACAGGACGAAAACCAAGGACGACGAGGACTGA
- a CDS encoding MarR family winged helix-turn-helix transcriptional regulator has product MANEQKRGPAMLFSMQMSTVIYEHFKRSSRFLRVHFGLRYNAFTILLCLLEAQRPAAVAELADYLMLSKNTVLSLLLALEDDGLVAKTGRPNDNRFMECTLTDEGVGLVRKASRDVSDMLANTFLASLPMDEFARFSDIDSATRVLRGHDVPGFGATAPGTASIDSREYLFPSGHFVEWHVLVDRWKACLRRHSPLSFDEFRILDLVSSREGMTLGEVAEGLQLQKSGLSIYKSRLEESGLLQCRPDPFDGRRTVVRCTAESARMVAELRTRLDEVTRAGHVGLSETDAIVLDAWYMRMYSNMRTTASE; this is encoded by the coding sequence ATGGCGAACGAGCAAAAACGTGGGCCGGCGATGCTGTTTTCAATGCAGATGTCCACCGTTATCTACGAGCATTTCAAGCGGTCATCGAGGTTTCTCCGCGTGCATTTCGGCCTTCGCTACAATGCGTTCACCATACTGTTGTGCCTTTTGGAAGCCCAGCGTCCTGCCGCGGTCGCCGAGCTTGCGGACTATTTGATGCTGAGCAAGAACACCGTGCTGTCGTTGCTTCTTGCCTTGGAAGACGATGGGCTTGTGGCGAAGACCGGACGTCCGAATGACAATCGTTTCATGGAATGCACGCTCACGGACGAAGGTGTCGGCTTGGTGCGAAAGGCGTCGCGCGACGTGTCGGACATGCTGGCGAACACGTTTCTGGCATCGCTTCCCATGGACGAGTTCGCTCGTTTCAGCGACATCGATTCCGCCACGCGTGTGCTGCGCGGTCACGACGTACCGGGCTTCGGCGCCACGGCTCCTGGCACGGCGTCGATCGACAGCCGTGAATACCTGTTCCCATCGGGCCATTTTGTGGAATGGCATGTGCTGGTGGATCGCTGGAAGGCGTGCTTGCGGCGCCATTCGCCTCTATCGTTCGACGAATTCCGCATTCTCGACCTGGTGTCCTCGCGGGAGGGCATGACACTGGGCGAGGTGGCCGAAGGGCTGCAGCTGCAAAAAAGCGGGCTGAGCATATATAAAAGCCGTCTTGAGGAATCGGGTTTGCTGCAGTGCCGCCCCGACCCGTTCGACGGCCGCAGGACCGTCGTGCGATGCACGGCAGAGAGCGCGCGAATGGTCGCCGAGCTGCGTACTCGGTTGGACGAGGTGACGCGCGCGGGACATGTAGGACTGTCGGAAACCGACGCCATTGTGCTTGACGCCTGGTATATGCGCATGTACAGCAATATGCGCACAACGGCGTCAGAATAG
- a CDS encoding FAD-dependent oxidoreductase, which translates to MGTFEMNRRKFVAGSAVAALAAMGLASCAPSGNAESAQDEAPSAPAVELDPNAEEVDVVVVGAGISGLAACVQAAENGNSVIVLEKGGAAGGNGVGTEGIFAVNSSFQQEQGIQINPSDIVHTELSESQWRSSGALWLDLVSKSADNVAWLQEKGVGFSGVVDNYHVGLFNTMHWWKDNVGAVGYVPPMQAAAEGYGVEFRFNSPAKQLVMADGAIAGVVVEGPEGEYQIKAKAVILASGGIGANPEYLKETGWTQEKVDEMMVVCSPSVEGDGYRMAREVGVKSFLANAAIQSFQGVRAFGNDDTVPYNSPLNGGNGLVALGGALWVDQDAHRFCDESIAMVFNMAANATACLGNKENYAIFDQAYIDALGLDDHDQEILDAAVAGSDPESVFSAGSVAELADHFGLDADVLQATVDRYNELVAAGADTDLGKDAAFLAPIAKAPFYIAKIVNNIVVVDGGITTNIRAEALDEDMNPIPGLYAVGLDGAMLWRNVYTQNMPGTAVGNNVNSGRNAANAARDYIAGL; encoded by the coding sequence ATGGGAACGTTTGAGATGAACCGTCGTAAATTCGTGGCCGGGTCTGCCGTTGCCGCGCTTGCCGCCATGGGGCTTGCGTCGTGCGCGCCTTCCGGCAATGCCGAGTCTGCACAGGACGAGGCGCCGTCGGCCCCCGCTGTGGAGCTGGACCCGAACGCCGAAGAGGTGGACGTGGTCGTCGTCGGTGCCGGCATTTCAGGTCTGGCTGCGTGCGTGCAGGCCGCTGAAAACGGCAACAGCGTCATCGTGCTGGAAAAGGGCGGTGCCGCCGGCGGCAATGGCGTGGGAACCGAAGGAATTTTCGCCGTGAACTCGAGCTTCCAGCAAGAGCAAGGCATTCAGATCAACCCCAGCGACATCGTTCACACCGAGCTGAGCGAATCTCAGTGGCGCAGCAGCGGGGCCCTGTGGCTCGACCTGGTGAGCAAGTCGGCCGACAACGTGGCCTGGCTGCAGGAAAAGGGCGTCGGCTTCAGCGGCGTGGTCGACAACTACCACGTGGGACTGTTCAACACCATGCATTGGTGGAAGGACAACGTGGGCGCCGTGGGCTATGTTCCGCCCATGCAGGCTGCAGCCGAAGGTTATGGCGTCGAATTCCGTTTCAATTCTCCGGCGAAGCAGCTCGTCATGGCCGATGGGGCTATTGCCGGCGTGGTGGTCGAAGGGCCCGAGGGCGAGTATCAGATCAAGGCCAAGGCGGTCATTCTGGCGTCGGGCGGCATTGGCGCGAATCCCGAGTACCTGAAGGAAACGGGGTGGACGCAGGAAAAGGTCGACGAGATGATGGTCGTCTGTTCGCCTAGCGTCGAAGGTGACGGCTACCGCATGGCACGCGAGGTCGGCGTGAAGAGCTTCCTGGCGAACGCGGCCATTCAGTCGTTCCAGGGCGTGCGCGCGTTCGGCAACGACGATACGGTGCCGTACAACAGCCCTCTGAACGGCGGAAACGGCTTGGTTGCGCTGGGTGGCGCCCTGTGGGTAGACCAGGATGCACACCGCTTCTGCGACGAGTCCATCGCTATGGTGTTCAACATGGCCGCGAATGCGACCGCATGCCTGGGCAACAAGGAGAATTACGCGATCTTCGATCAGGCCTACATCGACGCGCTGGGTCTGGACGACCATGACCAGGAGATTCTTGATGCGGCTGTAGCTGGGTCCGATCCCGAAAGCGTGTTCTCGGCTGGCAGCGTTGCCGAGCTGGCCGATCATTTCGGGCTCGATGCCGACGTGCTGCAGGCGACGGTGGATCGTTACAACGAGCTCGTTGCTGCGGGTGCTGACACCGACCTGGGTAAAGATGCCGCATTCCTGGCGCCTATTGCCAAAGCACCATTCTATATCGCCAAAATTGTGAACAACATCGTGGTGGTAGACGGCGGCATCACTACCAACATCCGCGCCGAGGCGCTCGACGAAGACATGAATCCCATTCCCGGTCTGTATGCGGTCGGTCTTGACGGGGCCATGCTGTGGCGCAACGTGTACACGCAGAACATGCCAGGCACGGCCGTGGGCAACAACGTGAATTCGGGCCGCAATGCGGCAAATGCGGCTCGCGATTACATCGCCGGTCTGTAG
- a CDS encoding N-acetylmuramoyl-L-alanine amidase family protein, whose product MKRLIMLPFTAAIALACATGFAYAEEAVEQEVAADDIVASEQGLVEQNAVEEADEAVVAQEAAADEADDAVQPLSNTFDGCSFYVEGGPFYFTGNPETPIISVEGPGGEELVNGKDFEVEYSMDLGPGDVYYRVIGLGSYEGASYEGYFYVIPTGTYPWDAIELENGKWLKNSKGWWYRYDTSGWACGIFASENGKIYYFNDAGYMVTGWQTLNYSGNDYMILEGGDIYFASNGAMQFRWSKIGGKWFYFDWPTGVVQYDWLRIDSNWYYIDYNKGMLTGWSKIGGKWYYFNKSGVMKTGWLKSGSNWYYLKSSGAMVTGWYQVGSKWYYFNSSGVMQANKWVGNYYLTSSGAMATNTWIGNYYVGADGKWVKGKTK is encoded by the coding sequence ATGAAACGACTGATTATGCTGCCCTTTACAGCAGCGATTGCACTTGCGTGCGCAACGGGTTTCGCCTATGCCGAAGAGGCCGTCGAACAGGAGGTGGCGGCCGACGACATTGTTGCGTCTGAGCAGGGCCTCGTCGAGCAAAACGCCGTCGAAGAGGCCGACGAGGCGGTCGTTGCCCAGGAGGCCGCCGCCGATGAAGCGGACGATGCCGTGCAGCCCCTTTCGAACACGTTTGACGGATGCAGCTTCTACGTGGAGGGAGGTCCCTTCTACTTTACGGGAAATCCGGAGACTCCCATCATCTCTGTCGAGGGCCCTGGTGGCGAGGAGCTCGTAAACGGGAAAGACTTCGAGGTTGAGTACTCGATGGACCTGGGTCCTGGCGACGTGTATTACAGGGTCATCGGCCTCGGCTCCTATGAGGGCGCCAGCTATGAAGGTTATTTCTACGTCATTCCCACCGGAACGTATCCTTGGGACGCGATAGAACTAGAGAATGGCAAATGGCTGAAGAATTCCAAGGGCTGGTGGTATCGGTATGATACCAGCGGGTGGGCCTGCGGCATATTCGCTTCCGAAAACGGGAAGATCTACTACTTCAACGATGCCGGGTATATGGTTACGGGGTGGCAGACCCTCAACTACTCAGGTAACGACTACATGATCCTCGAAGGCGGCGATATCTATTTCGCGAGCAACGGCGCCATGCAGTTCAGATGGTCGAAGATCGGCGGTAAATGGTTCTACTTCGATTGGCCGACGGGCGTCGTGCAATACGATTGGCTGCGGATTGACTCCAACTGGTATTACATCGATTACAACAAGGGCATGCTGACCGGATGGTCGAAGATCGGCGGCAAGTGGTATTACTTCAACAAGTCGGGTGTCATGAAGACCGGTTGGCTGAAATCCGGTAGCAATTGGTACTACCTGAAGAGCTCCGGCGCCATGGTCACCGGCTGGTACCAGGTCGGCTCGAAGTGGTATTACTTCAACAGCAGCGGCGTGATGCAGGCCAACAAATGGGTAGGCAACTACTATCTGACCAGTTCAGGTGCTATGGCCACCAATACATGGATCGGCAACTACTACGTGGGCGCCGACGGCAAATGGGTCAAGGGCAAGACGAAGTAG